The segment GCTCGCCCGGTTCGGCGTCCTTGAGCGTCACCCGACAGGGGAACCCCGGCATCGTGTCGGCAATGTAGCGGCGCGCTCCGAATTGGATGAGTGCCTCGTCGTTAAGGCCGTAGAGAGACACAAAAGGCTCAACTGGAAGCCCGGAAATGCGAAAAGTCATGCATCGAGCATAGCGCACTGCGCAACGAGCGTCGTCCCGAAACTTGCGGTCTCATTGGAGAAGTATTGCGCCTGACGCCGGAAAGAGCATCGCCCGATTGCGGCTCTGCGCTCGGTTGCACGCACGGCCGGGTTTCCGATCCGCGAACCTTCCGGTATCGCTTATCGTAGAGAGAAGGAACGATGAATATTTTCAGCACGCATACTCTGCCCGAGTCGGCGAGTACCGCTCGCCTCGAGGCGCTCAGCGATAACATCTTTGCCGTCGCGATGACCCTGCTCGTGCTCGACTTGCGCATTCCCGCGCACCCGCCCGACGCAAGCGTCTGGCCGTATCTTGCGACCCTCTGGCATCACATGCGCACCTTTGCCGTCAGTTTTTTCATCGTCGGGCTCTATTGGGTGCTCCACCATCACGTCTTCGTCTTCATTCGGCGTTCGGATCGTACCGTGCTCTGGTTGAATCTGCTCTTCATGATGTTCGTCGTCGTCACGCCGTTTTCGGCAGGCCTGCTCGGCGCGTTCGACGATAGTCGAACGGCGATCGCCGCTTACGGCGCGAACATCGCGCTCCTAGGCTTCTCACTCCTCGCAATTTGGTGGTATGCGACGCACGACCGGCGATTGGTCGATGCAAAACTTCCGAAGCCTCTGATCCGTTTGGAGGCGATTCGGATGATGATTCTGCCTGCGATCTGTGCGTTGGCGGTTGCGATTTCATTCGTTAACACGACGGCGAGCATCGTCATCTTCGTCCTCGCGCCGTTTCTCTATCTGTGGCCTGCTAAACGAACGATCCGTGCGAAAATCGGCCCGGTGACCTGAATCCGGCAATTCGCACCTATGTGCGAATCCTCCTAACTGGCGAGTGTCGCTATTCGCGGTGCGGCTTTTGGCGTACTGTCGAGTTTACGTGAACCTGCGGCCCCCAATGGGCTGCGTTCTGCTTGCTATTTATCGCTAGGAGTCACATGCATAGATCAGTCAGAGTCGCGGCGTCGTTGCTCGTATTGAGCATGGCGCTGGCTGCTTGCGGAGGCCATTCCGCCATACCGTCGGCACCTACCGGTTCGATGCCGGCGGCCGCGGGCGGCGCGGCCTCCGGGGCCACTATCGACAGCGTCCACTTCGTGCCCGGCGGCGTACCGCACGCGGCCGGAATGTTCGCGTTTTCGGACATGGGGCGGCGCGCGCCGTCCGCTCCGGTCAAAGTCGCCATTTTGCTCAAGTACAACAACCAGGCACAGCTCGATCAGCTCGTCGCCGCGCAGAGCAATCCCGCCTCCGGGCAGTACCATCAATATTTGAGCAACGAAGCTTTCAACAGCATGTTCGCTCCGACGGCGCAGCAAGAGCAAGCCGTGGCGCAATCGCTGCGGAGCGCCGGTTTCACGATCACCCACGAATATGCGAACCGCACGGTCATCGATGCGATCGCCCCAACTTCCGCGGTGGAGAGCCTCTTTAAAACGCACATTCATACCGTCACGCAGGGCAAATACGGTCAGCGCTACTTGAATACACAAGTCGCGACGCTGCCGGCCACGATTGCGCCGCTGGTCAAGGACGTCACGATGAACGATCTCGTGGTCGCGCACACCCGCGCGCGCGTGGTCACGCCGGGACGCCACACGGTGCCGCGCCAACTGCGCGCCCTCGGCGCTCCGCATCCGATGATGCGCAGCGCCTTCTCCGCGTACGCCACGAACGTGATTTCGAACCCCGGGTTTGAAACCGGCGCGATCAATAGCGGCTGGTTCCAGTGCGGGAACGCGAGCGCGTCGATCTCGACGCTGCATCCGCATGCCGGCACGTACGATCAACTCAGCGGCATGACGAATAACGAGCCGAACGGCGATGCCGGCGTCTGCCAAGCCGTCACCGTCCCCACGAATGGGACGTTGACGTTCTGGGTCTATCAGCAAACCGACGAAGTGGATACGTCCTATTCGTGGCAGGAAGCCGATCTGCTCGATTCCAGCGGCAACGTCGTCCAGAACTTCTACACCTCGGCGAACAACAATGCGGGCTGGGTGCAGCAGAGCGTCAACCTGAGCGCCTATGCGGGCGGCTCGTACTACCTGTACTTCGGCGTTCACGGGTCGCCGTATCCGGGCATGTACGACGCGCAGTATCTCGACGACGTGTCGCTCACAAACGGCAGCACGGCGACGCCGACCCCGGCGCCGACGGCAACTCCGGCGCCGACGCCGGCTCCGACTGCGACGCCGGTACAGACACCCACGCCGACCCCCGCACCCACGGCAACGCCGGTGAGCACGCCCACGCCGACGGCCGCACCGACATCGACGCCGATTGCGGCGAATTGCACGAACGCAGCGGCCGATAACGGCCCGTTGAGCGGCGCAAACGGCTTCCTGGCGACCGGCGTCGCCAAGGCCTTCGATTTCCCGGTTCAACACGGATGCAACGGTGCCGGCCAAACCGTGGCCGTCGAAATCGATACGCCGATCAATCAGAGCGACGTCACCGGCTACCTCAATGCCGCCGGCGTCACGCAAACCGGTACCATCACCAACGTCGCCGTCGACGGCGGCGGTAGCGCATCGAGCAGCGATTACATCGAAACGGCTCTTGATGTCGAAACGATCAGCGGCCTTGCGCCGGGCGCGAATATTCGCGTCTACAACTTCCCGAGCCTCAGTTCCCAATCCATCGAAGACGGATACAATCTCGCGGTCTCCGACGGCATCGCCTCGGTGATCAACTCCTCGTTCGGCGGTTGCGAGACCGGCGACACGGCATTCACCAACACGACCAACTCGATTGCCGAACAGGCCGCAGCCAAGGGCATTACCTTCGCGGCATCCTCGGGCGATTCGGGAAGCGATGAATGCGGTACCGGAAACAACCCGCCGGCACCGAGTTCGCCGGCTTCCGATCCGTACTTCGTTGCGGTCGGAGCGGTGAATTTCACCGAAAGCTCCAGCGGAACGCTCTCGAGCATCACCGCCGGGGTCGATTCGGCGAACGGCTTCTCGTCCGGCGGCGGCGTCTCGACGATCTTCGCGCTTCCGTCGTACCAGCAAGGCATCGCCGGAGTGACTACGTCCGGCCGTAATAACCCGGATATCTCGCTACCGGGCGTCGGCGTCATGGTGTACGCCAACGGTACGCAGCAGCAGGTCGACGGCACGTCGTGGTCGTCGCCCGAGTTCGTGGCCTTCATGGCTGAAGTCAACGAACTGCACAACACGCATTTCGGCTTCATCAATCCGAAACTGTACAGCGTGTTCAGTACGAGCGGCTACACCGATTACACCGACGTCACGTCGGGTAGTAACGGCGCTTACTCTGCCGTAAGCGGTTACGACTTGGTAACCGGCATCGGCGCTCCCAAGGGCTGGGCTTTGGCCAACGCCCTTTAGCCGCGAGGCTGCGCTGATGTGCGCACCTCAAACACGACAGCCATCCGCGCGAGCGGATGGCTGTCGTGTTTTGCGTCGTAGGGATGCTGCCGTTTTACAGGAGTCCGGCGGCAAAGCGCACTTGCACCACGCCTTGGCGCAGGGCCGCTTGTGCCCCCGCCAGCGTTTGGCGGGCGGAGCTATCGCGCAGTTCGGCATCCTGCAACTCGAGCGCGGTGCTGACGCCGCCCCGGTAGCGAACCTGCGCGAGCCGCAGGTTTTCGTCCGCGAGTGTGACGAGATGTTCGGCCGCACTCACGCGGGCCGATGCTTCGTTCACGTTGAGATAGGCCTGGCGTACCTGCAGCTCGATACCGTTTTTCATCTGCTCGACTCCGAGTTCGGCTTGGCGCACGCCCGCGCGCGCCTCCGCCACGCGCCCCGCGGTGTACCCGTTGTCGAATAGCGACCACACGGCCGATAGGCCGACGGAGAATTGGTTGTGGTAGCCGCCCACCACCGCCGGCTGCGTATTGCCGTCGGCCACCGTCGCCGTGATGTGGGGCAGCGATCCCGAGCGAGCCGCGCTCACGGCGCGTTGCGCGGCCGTCACCGCGGCCTGGGCCGCCGCGAGTTCTCCACGCTGCGCGTATGCGGAAGCGAGCAGCGAATCGAGATTGAAGGCCGGGGCCGGCCCGGCGAGCGGATCGGTCGGCTGATAGACGCGCGTCATCGGCACGTTGAGCACGCTATCGAGTTGCGTTTGCGCCAAACTTACGGCGTTGGCCGCGCTCAGTTGATTCACTTGTTCGCTCGCCAGTTCTGCCTGCGCGCGCAGCACGTCGGAGCGCGGGATCATGCCGCTCGTCAGAAACTGCTGTGCCTGTTTCACGTGTCCGAGCGCTACGCTCATCGCGCGGTTTGCGACGTCCCGCATCTGTATGGCCGTCAGCAGCCCGTAGTAGGCGCTCGAGACCTGCGCGATGACGGCACCGCGCGCCTCGCGTGCGTTCGCCTCCGCCGCGGCGAGCCCGGCCACCGTTTGGCCGACGCGCGCCGCCGTCAATCCGCCGTCGAAGAGCGTGTACTGGAGCGCCAACACCGGGATGTTCGTCGCGTTGACCGCGCTGAATGGGATCTCGCCCATCGGCGTGCTCAGTTTGGCGATGTTATTGACGTAGAGATAGTTGTCTTGGAGAGCCAATCCCGGTAGTTCCGGGGCGCGTGCTTGGCGCAACTGCGCCACGGATGCATCGATGGACGTACGTGCCGACGCATACTGGAGATTCTGACGTAGTGCGATCGCGATCGCGTCGTTCAGCGTGAGCGGGATGGCTGCGGGTGGTGCGGGTGTCTGTGCGAACGCTGCGCCGCCGGAGAGGGCGAAGATCAGCGCCGCCGCTGCGGCGCGGACGACGTGTGTACGCTTAAACATTGTCGATGACTTTCCAAGCGGGTGCGGGGGGCTGCGCCGAGCGCAGCGTGACGTATTGCTTGCCTTGCAAATCGCCGTAGGAACTGGTGAAGACGATCTTGGTATGCTCCACTCGGAAGGGTCCGAACAAGTTCGCG is part of the Candidatus Dormiibacterota bacterium genome and harbors:
- a CDS encoding TMEM175 family protein; translation: MNIFSTHTLPESASTARLEALSDNIFAVAMTLLVLDLRIPAHPPDASVWPYLATLWHHMRTFAVSFFIVGLYWVLHHHVFVFIRRSDRTVLWLNLLFMMFVVVTPFSAGLLGAFDDSRTAIAAYGANIALLGFSLLAIWWYATHDRRLVDAKLPKPLIRLEAIRMMILPAICALAVAISFVNTTASIVIFVLAPFLYLWPAKRTIRAKIGPVT
- a CDS encoding TolC family protein, whose translation is MFKRTHVVRAAAAALIFALSGGAAFAQTPAPPAAIPLTLNDAIAIALRQNLQYASARTSIDASVAQLRQARAPELPGLALQDNYLYVNNIAKLSTPMGEIPFSAVNATNIPVLALQYTLFDGGLTAARVGQTVAGLAAAEANAREARGAVIAQVSSAYYGLLTAIQMRDVANRAMSVALGHVKQAQQFLTSGMIPRSDVLRAQAELASEQVNQLSAANAVSLAQTQLDSVLNVPMTRVYQPTDPLAGPAPAFNLDSLLASAYAQRGELAAAQAAVTAAQRAVSAARSGSLPHITATVADGNTQPAVVGGYHNQFSVGLSAVWSLFDNGYTAGRVAEARAGVRQAELGVEQMKNGIELQVRQAYLNVNEASARVSAAEHLVTLADENLRLAQVRYRGGVSTALELQDAELRDSSARQTLAGAQAALRQGVVQVRFAAGLL
- a CDS encoding protease pro-enzyme activation domain-containing protein, whose amino-acid sequence is MHRSVRVAASLLVLSMALAACGGHSAIPSAPTGSMPAAAGGAASGATIDSVHFVPGGVPHAAGMFAFSDMGRRAPSAPVKVAILLKYNNQAQLDQLVAAQSNPASGQYHQYLSNEAFNSMFAPTAQQEQAVAQSLRSAGFTITHEYANRTVIDAIAPTSAVESLFKTHIHTVTQGKYGQRYLNTQVATLPATIAPLVKDVTMNDLVVAHTRARVVTPGRHTVPRQLRALGAPHPMMRSAFSAYATNVISNPGFETGAINSGWFQCGNASASISTLHPHAGTYDQLSGMTNNEPNGDAGVCQAVTVPTNGTLTFWVYQQTDEVDTSYSWQEADLLDSSGNVVQNFYTSANNNAGWVQQSVNLSAYAGGSYYLYFGVHGSPYPGMYDAQYLDDVSLTNGSTATPTPAPTATPAPTPAPTATPVQTPTPTPAPTATPVSTPTPTAAPTSTPIAANCTNAAADNGPLSGANGFLATGVAKAFDFPVQHGCNGAGQTVAVEIDTPINQSDVTGYLNAAGVTQTGTITNVAVDGGGSASSSDYIETALDVETISGLAPGANIRVYNFPSLSSQSIEDGYNLAVSDGIASVINSSFGGCETGDTAFTNTTNSIAEQAAAKGITFAASSGDSGSDECGTGNNPPAPSSPASDPYFVAVGAVNFTESSSGTLSSITAGVDSANGFSSGGGVSTIFALPSYQQGIAGVTTSGRNNPDISLPGVGVMVYANGTQQQVDGTSWSSPEFVAFMAEVNELHNTHFGFINPKLYSVFSTSGYTDYTDVTSGSNGAYSAVSGYDLVTGIGAPKGWALANAL